Proteins from a single region of Felis catus isolate Fca126 chromosome B4, F.catus_Fca126_mat1.0, whole genome shotgun sequence:
- the LUM gene encoding lumican, with protein sequence MNLGVFILLLALTGGASGYYYDDYDFPLSIYGRSSPNCAPECNCPESYPTAMYCDELKLKSVPMVPPGIKYLYLRNNQIDHIDEKAFENVTDLQWLILDHNLLENSKIKGKIFSKLKQLKKLHINYNNLTESVGPLPKSLVDLQLTHNKITKLGSFDGLVNLTFVHLQHNQLKEDAVSAAFKGLKSLEYLDLSFNQMAKLPSGLPASLLTLYLDNNKISNIPDEYFKRFSGLQYLRLSHNELADSGVPGNSFNVSSLLELDLSYNKLKNIPTVNENLENYYLEVNELEKFEVKSFCKILGPLSYSKIKHLRLDGNRLTHTSLPPDMYECLRVANEITVN encoded by the exons ATGAATCTAGGTGTGTTTATTCTCCTCTTGGCATTAACTGGTGGTGCCAGCGGTTATTACTATGACGATTATGATTTCCCTCTATCGATTTATGGGCGATCATCACCAAACTGTGCACCAGAATGTAACTGCCCTGAAAGCTATCCAACAGCCATGTACTGTGATGAGCTGAAATTGAAAAGTGTGCCGATGGTGCCTCCTGGAATCAAGTATCTCTACCTTAGGAATAACCAGATCGACCACATTGATGAAAAGGCTTTTGAAAACGTCACTGATCTGCAGTGGCTCATTCTAGATCATAACCTTCTAGAAAATTccaagataaaaggaaaaattttctcTAAACTGAAACAACTTAAGAAGCTGCATATAAATTACAACAACCTTACGGAGTCTGTGGGCCCACTCCCCAAGTCCCTGGTGGATCTCCAGCTTACGCACAACAAGATAACGAAGCTTGGCTCCTTCGATGGACTGGTAAACCTGACCTTCGTCCACCTCCAACACAATCAACTGAAAGAGGATGCTGTTTCAGCTGCTTTTAAAGGTCTTAAGTCCCTCGAATACCTTGACTTGAGCTTCAACCAGATGGCCAAACTGCCCTCTGGTCTCCCAGCATCTCTTCTAACTCTCTACTTGGACAACAATAAGATCAGCAACATCCCTGATGAGTATTTCAAGCGTTTCAGTGGGCTGCAGTATCTACGTTTATCTCACAATGAACTGGCTGATAGTGGAGTACCtggaaattcttttaatgtatcatCCCTGCTTGAGCTGGATCTCTCCTATAATAAGCTTAAAAACATACCGACTGTCAACGAGAACCTTGAAAACTATTACCTGGAGGTCAATGAACTCGAAA AGTTCGAAGTAAAGAGCTTCTGTAAGATCCTGGGACCATTATCCTACTCCAAGATCAAGCATTTGCGTTTGGATGGCAACCGTCTCACACACACCAGTCTGCCCCCCGATATGTATGAATGTCTACGTGTAGCAAATGAAATCACCGTTAATTAA